One region of Heliomicrobium undosum genomic DNA includes:
- the flgM gene encoding flagellar biosynthesis anti-sigma factor FlgM: protein MIISSNQIQHALQVYGAKRVDKAKNVQEAGTAQGMRQDSLNVSDEARLLQASLKAVREAPEVRAERIAALGEAVRSGTYHVTGEQIAEKMLGRSLADQTDLE, encoded by the coding sequence ATGATCATCTCATCGAACCAGATCCAACATGCGCTCCAGGTCTATGGGGCGAAACGGGTCGACAAGGCAAAGAATGTGCAGGAAGCAGGGACGGCGCAAGGCATGCGCCAGGATTCCCTGAACGTCTCCGATGAGGCCCGCCTCTTGCAGGCGAGCTTGAAAGCGGTGCGGGAAGCGCCGGAGGTGCGGGCCGAACGGATCGCCGCGCTCGGGGAGGCGGTGCGTTCCGGTACCTACCATGTGACGGGGGAACAGATCGCCGAAAAAATGCTGGGTCGCAGTTTGGCTGACCAGACGGACCTGGAATAA
- a CDS encoding TIGR03826 family flagellar region protein, with amino-acid sequence MNVKNCPRCNRIFVPQGRRICPVCIREDEEKYERVRAFLRDHPGSTLLEVVTATEVDEDTVLQFIKEGRIESSDLRGPSLRCERCDAPIDSGKLCSSCQGALTKELQKAAGSLKPSSAIMDRDKKSRPKDKMFTADMKDKL; translated from the coding sequence ATGAACGTGAAGAACTGTCCGCGTTGCAACCGGATCTTCGTCCCCCAAGGCCGTCGGATCTGTCCGGTTTGTATCCGCGAAGATGAGGAAAAGTACGAACGAGTAAGGGCATTCCTCCGCGATCACCCAGGGTCGACGTTGCTTGAAGTCGTCACTGCTACTGAGGTGGATGAGGATACGGTCCTCCAGTTTATCAAAGAGGGACGGATCGAATCGTCCGATCTGCGCGGCCCCAGCCTGCGCTGTGAGCGTTGTGACGCGCCCATCGACAGCGGGAAATTGTGCTCATCATGCCAGGGCGCCCTGACGAAGGAATTGCAGAAGGCAGCCGGCTCACTCAAACCGTCCTCCGCTATCATGGATAGAGATAAGAAAAGCCGGCCAAAGGACAAGATGTTCACCGCCGATATGAAGGATAAACTATAG
- a CDS encoding ComF family protein, translating to MGASFSIRDLLCLDTLFPAAPECPLCRLTSGGAGRSGICRRCLATMEGSRARLARCNRCGKYVQEEGRCADCRLREPCFLMAWSIGPYEGLLRQCIHDLKYQGFRGVARPLGRLMAERMWAQIPGGSWRNPWGDLRGAVLTPIPLHPEKLYRRNFNQAFLLAEAVSEAAGFPVFDMLARREDRAAQAHLGRQERLRNLQGQFYVKEESIGGLSSTPRSSPTPRPSPFTRPSPSGRPGLSSRLGSASPVIIVDDVYTTGATVQEAAQALRQAGVTRMYVLTAAAGMGL from the coding sequence ATGGGCGCATCCTTCAGTATCAGAGACTTGTTATGTCTGGACACGCTTTTTCCGGCTGCGCCCGAATGCCCCCTCTGCCGGCTCACGAGCGGGGGCGCCGGCAGAAGCGGGATCTGCCGGCGCTGCCTGGCAACGATGGAGGGCAGCCGGGCCCGTCTCGCCCGGTGCAACCGTTGCGGAAAGTATGTTCAGGAGGAGGGGCGTTGTGCCGACTGCCGCCTGCGGGAACCCTGCTTTCTGATGGCCTGGAGCATCGGACCCTATGAAGGATTGTTGCGGCAATGCATCCACGACCTGAAGTACCAAGGCTTCCGCGGCGTTGCCCGCCCCTTGGGCCGTTTGATGGCGGAACGGATGTGGGCGCAAATTCCCGGAGGATCATGGCGCAACCCATGGGGGGACTTGCGAGGCGCTGTGTTGACACCGATCCCGTTGCATCCGGAAAAGCTTTACCGGCGAAACTTTAACCAGGCATTCCTACTGGCGGAAGCCGTATCGGAGGCGGCCGGTTTTCCCGTCTTCGACATGCTGGCCCGGCGGGAAGACAGGGCTGCCCAGGCGCATCTGGGCCGACAGGAACGGCTGCGCAACCTGCAGGGACAGTTTTATGTCAAGGAAGAAAGCATTGGAGGACTGAGTTCTACCCCAAGATCGAGCCCTACCCCGAGACCGAGCCCTTTCACGAGGCCGAGTCCCTCCGGGAGGCCGGGGCTTTCTTCCAGGCTGGGTTCGGCGTCGCCGGTGATTATCGTCGATGATGTCTACACCACAGGCGCTACTGTGCAGGAGGCCGCCCAAGCGCTCCGGCAAGCCGGTGTCACGCGGATGTATGTGCTCACTGCTGCTGCCGGCATGGGTCTGTAA
- a CDS encoding DEAD/DEAH box helicase, producing the protein MVCLKGYVYLARGPAQSWLGFTHDPALDLTILGTEGLEALISLTPSLPIGIALYILQELRTVTRDGAADASHSVPLAISGLWRRFSRRLGWGLLPAPEAEGVKETADLGKSGDSRSGQDPWGRWWPWNRHNKATAPSVAGDRELTRLSSQAVHLLKRFGYSPLLASGFPLHVFRPAGEAGTGYRLEDIRLVAECLEGRLLFTAELEKAIMERETGTGRSFPMGQLEDVLQILALAGVVEIYPSILLNGPDDACCVRCGQGNRISASRCVRCGREQCYYCEECLPMGEARLCRPLYGLSGDEGWQRRWERELLPWLTGAVGGNGYVQEAQIDFSPEGSRARDARGGEAPAGPQLTFPLNRMQEKASQRLIDWMTTSDSGADRHPGRSAASGGADDERLSARSALVWAACGAGKTEVSFAAISQVLRRGGRVLFAVPRKDVVLELAPRIQQAFPGNRVLSLYGGSPAKFGDSRLVVATTHQAIRFYRAFDLVVLDEADAFPYQGSAMLYHAVGRARKRNGRSIFMTATPEKDMKQAVQEKRLALVTIPARHHGYPLPTPKIVLEKEWRWERERMIFPEELLRFLHRSVEGEFAQVFLFVPSVFLAQQVGESLKAATRMPPFNDFKGTWVEYSHSRDPEREAKRQRFSRQLFPLFVTTSIMERGITVPRANVVVLFAENERVYDERTLVQMAGRAGRSTERPYGEVWFMGTRVTAAMQEAVDTIHWMNEQARREGFLRPDGQAREAN; encoded by the coding sequence ATGGTCTGCTTGAAGGGGTATGTCTACCTGGCGCGGGGACCAGCGCAGAGTTGGCTTGGTTTTACCCACGATCCTGCCCTTGATTTGACCATATTGGGCACAGAAGGGCTTGAGGCGCTGATTTCCCTCACGCCCAGCCTGCCCATTGGAATCGCCCTCTACATCCTCCAGGAGCTACGGACAGTGACCCGTGACGGCGCCGCTGACGCCTCGCATTCCGTTCCGCTTGCCATCTCCGGTCTATGGCGACGGTTCAGTCGCAGGCTCGGTTGGGGCTTGTTGCCCGCTCCCGAAGCCGAGGGGGTGAAAGAGACGGCGGATCTGGGGAAAAGCGGGGACTCACGCTCCGGTCAGGACCCCTGGGGGCGCTGGTGGCCCTGGAACAGGCACAACAAGGCAACAGCGCCGTCCGTGGCGGGTGATCGGGAACTCACCCGGTTGTCGAGTCAAGCCGTACACCTCCTGAAACGTTTCGGTTATTCCCCGCTGCTCGCTTCGGGCTTTCCCCTCCATGTCTTCCGACCGGCCGGGGAGGCAGGGACAGGCTACCGGTTGGAAGATATCCGTCTTGTGGCCGAATGCCTGGAAGGGCGGCTGTTGTTCACGGCAGAACTGGAAAAAGCGATCATGGAAAGGGAAACAGGAACCGGCAGGAGTTTTCCCATGGGGCAACTCGAGGATGTCCTGCAGATCCTGGCGCTGGCCGGTGTTGTCGAGATCTACCCATCGATCCTTCTGAACGGCCCTGACGATGCCTGTTGCGTCCGCTGCGGCCAAGGCAACCGCATTTCTGCCAGCCGCTGTGTTCGCTGCGGCCGGGAACAATGCTATTACTGTGAGGAATGCCTGCCCATGGGTGAAGCCAGGCTCTGCCGCCCCCTCTACGGACTGTCCGGTGATGAAGGTTGGCAACGACGCTGGGAGCGGGAACTGTTGCCCTGGTTGACCGGCGCCGTGGGCGGCAACGGGTATGTTCAGGAGGCGCAGATTGACTTTTCCCCTGAAGGCAGTCGAGCAAGGGATGCGCGAGGGGGTGAAGCGCCGGCCGGCCCGCAACTGACCTTTCCCTTAAACCGCATGCAAGAAAAGGCCAGCCAGCGTCTCATCGATTGGATGACAACCAGCGACTCCGGCGCCGATCGGCACCCCGGCCGTTCCGCTGCTTCCGGCGGCGCTGACGATGAGCGCCTCTCTGCGCGTAGCGCCCTCGTCTGGGCGGCCTGCGGCGCCGGGAAGACAGAGGTCTCCTTCGCCGCCATCAGCCAGGTGCTGCGGCGGGGAGGGCGGGTACTCTTTGCCGTCCCGCGCAAGGACGTGGTGCTCGAACTAGCCCCGAGAATCCAGCAGGCCTTTCCCGGGAACCGCGTCCTCAGCCTATACGGAGGAAGCCCGGCGAAGTTTGGCGACAGCCGCCTGGTGGTGGCGACCACCCACCAGGCCATCCGTTTTTACCGCGCTTTCGATCTGGTCGTGCTCGACGAGGCCGATGCATTCCCCTATCAGGGAAGCGCCATGCTCTACCACGCCGTCGGTCGAGCACGAAAGCGCAACGGGCGGAGCATCTTCATGACGGCCACGCCGGAAAAGGATATGAAGCAGGCAGTCCAGGAAAAACGGTTGGCCCTGGTGACCATCCCTGCCCGGCATCACGGGTATCCGTTGCCGACGCCGAAGATCGTCCTGGAAAAGGAGTGGCGCTGGGAGCGGGAGCGGATGATCTTTCCTGAAGAACTGTTGCGCTTCCTACACCGCTCTGTCGAGGGAGAGTTCGCCCAGGTCTTTCTCTTCGTACCCTCTGTCTTTTTGGCCCAGCAGGTCGGCGAATCGTTGAAAGCGGCCACCCGTATGCCGCCCTTTAATGATTTTAAGGGGACCTGGGTGGAATACAGCCATTCCCGCGATCCGGAACGGGAGGCAAAGCGGCAACGCTTTAGCCGCCAGTTGTTTCCCCTTTTCGTCACCACCTCGATCATGGAGCGCGGTATTACCGTTCCCCGGGCGAATGTGGTCGTCTTGTTCGCTGAGAACGAGCGGGTCTATGATGAGCGGACGCTGGTGCAGATGGCCGGTCGCGCCGGACGTTCGACGGAACGACCCTATGGGGAGGTCTGGTTCATGGGCACACGGGTCACTGCGGCCATGCAGGAGGCTGTGGACACCATCCATTGGATGAATGAACAGGCCCGGCGGGAGGGTTTCCTGCGCCCTGACGGGCAAGCCCGGGAGGCGAACTGA
- a CDS encoding response regulator, translating into MEPIRVILADDHTLLRQGLRKILELDPQFQVLDEAGDGQGAINLARRVKPDVILMDIHMPGVDGVEATRVVKRERPQTGIIILTAHEEEDQIITLIEAGVDGYLLKDVSPETLYGAIVTVARGGSVLNPAIVQKALGKGRFGPNGAGHPADELTEREKEVLRLIAQGATNATIAGALFISEKTVKNHITNIFRKLQVKDRTQAALYAIKHRLVKL; encoded by the coding sequence ATGGAGCCGATCCGGGTCATCCTGGCCGATGATCACACGCTGTTGCGCCAGGGTTTGCGCAAGATACTGGAGCTTGATCCCCAATTTCAGGTATTAGATGAAGCAGGCGACGGGCAAGGGGCGATCAATCTGGCGCGGCGCGTAAAGCCCGATGTGATCCTGATGGACATCCATATGCCCGGTGTTGACGGCGTCGAAGCAACGCGCGTCGTAAAGCGGGAACGGCCGCAGACGGGAATCATCATCTTGACGGCCCACGAAGAAGAAGACCAGATCATCACGCTGATTGAAGCCGGCGTCGATGGTTACCTGCTCAAGGATGTAAGCCCAGAAACGCTGTACGGCGCCATTGTTACAGTGGCCCGCGGCGGCTCCGTGCTTAATCCGGCCATCGTGCAAAAAGCGCTGGGAAAGGGGCGTTTCGGTCCCAATGGCGCCGGTCATCCTGCCGATGAACTGACGGAACGGGAAAAAGAGGTGCTCCGATTGATCGCGCAAGGGGCGACCAACGCGACCATTGCTGGCGCGCTCTTTATCAGCGAGAAAACGGTGAAGAACCATATTACGAATATATTTCGCAAGCTCCAGGTAAAGGACCGGACCCAAGCCGCGCTGTATGCGATCAAGCACCGCCTGGTCAAACTGTAG
- a CDS encoding sensor histidine kinase, with the protein MPEANVLDKIIRQTIESIESAKEQIFAIAEDARTECGRVQKDLLEVREAARAVIAQVDVLTLKERQARLRLVEVSRELERYKEEDIRLAYEQARDIQVNLAVMREREGQLRAKRDELERRLRHLEGMVQRAEQLMNQVGVVLEFIGGNLKDLHMKMEEAQVRQQAALRIIMAQDRERLRLAREIHDGPAQGMNGLVLQVELCERLLQSDPDRVRKELQDLKGMLRDSLKELRKILYDLRPHGLDDQGLMEAIRRYAADFSERTGLPVETRFLGKARRLERAYEVAIFRVIQEALQNVWKHAGANKAYVAFEMAPQAVSAIVRDDGAGFDAVAMLDRPGDRFGLCGMRERAELLDGEWEIVSRPGQGTQIKFRIPLQSENDGE; encoded by the coding sequence GTGCCCGAGGCCAACGTTTTAGATAAAATCATCCGACAGACGATAGAATCGATAGAAAGCGCGAAGGAACAGATATTCGCCATCGCCGAGGATGCCCGGACAGAGTGCGGTCGTGTGCAAAAAGACCTGCTGGAAGTGCGGGAGGCGGCGCGCGCCGTCATCGCCCAAGTAGATGTGCTGACCCTGAAGGAGCGGCAGGCGCGTTTGCGCCTCGTGGAAGTGAGCCGGGAACTGGAACGGTACAAGGAAGAAGACATCCGGTTGGCTTATGAACAGGCCCGCGACATCCAGGTGAACCTAGCGGTCATGCGGGAACGGGAAGGCCAACTGCGGGCAAAGCGCGATGAACTGGAGCGACGATTGCGGCACCTGGAAGGGATGGTGCAGCGGGCGGAGCAATTGATGAATCAGGTTGGCGTCGTGCTGGAGTTTATCGGCGGCAACCTGAAGGACCTGCACATGAAGATGGAGGAGGCCCAAGTGCGTCAGCAGGCGGCCTTGCGCATCATCATGGCCCAGGACCGGGAACGCCTCCGCCTGGCCCGGGAGATCCACGACGGCCCGGCGCAGGGGATGAACGGTCTGGTCTTGCAAGTGGAACTCTGTGAACGCCTTTTGCAGTCCGATCCGGACCGGGTGCGCAAGGAATTGCAAGATTTGAAGGGCATGCTCCGTGACAGCTTGAAAGAATTGCGGAAAATCCTCTATGACCTGCGTCCGCACGGCCTTGATGACCAGGGGTTGATGGAAGCGATCCGGCGGTACGCCGCCGACTTTTCCGAACGGACAGGATTGCCTGTGGAAACGCGCTTTTTGGGCAAAGCCCGGCGGCTGGAGCGCGCTTATGAGGTGGCGATTTTCCGCGTAATCCAGGAGGCCTTGCAGAATGTCTGGAAACATGCCGGCGCGAACAAAGCCTATGTTGCTTTCGAGATGGCGCCCCAGGCGGTTTCCGCCATTGTTCGCGATGATGGGGCGGGCTTTGACGCCGTGGCGATGCTGGACCGCCCCGGTGATCGCTTCGGTCTTTGCGGCATGCGGGAACGGGCCGAATTATTGGACGGTGAATGGGAGATCGTCAGCCGCCCCGGTCAGGGAACACAGATCAAGTTTCGGATACCGCTGCAGTCGGAAAATGACGGGGAGTGA
- a CDS encoding phosphoglucomutase/phosphomannomutase family protein — MAIKFGTDGWRAIMAEEFTFGNVEIVVQAIADYVKGAGIADRGVVIGYDNRFLSDKFALLAAEVLTGNGIPVLLPPAALPTPVTAFAITHNRAAGAIMLTASHNPPEYNGIKFIPEYAGPALPDITDRIEGRVRQLALAEGREEIKKIRLERAREQGLVREIAPQAPYLDQLAAIVDLKAISAAGLKIVIDPMWGAGIGYLEAVMERCGLGYEVIHHTRDPLFGGSLPEPSAAVLTELRRRVVESGAQLGLALDGDADRFGVIDADGSFISANQVLVLLYHHLLTHRRLAGPVARTVATTHMLDRIAARHGFAVEETPVGFKYIGQSLRERETLLGGEESGGLSVRGHMPEKDGVLACALMAEVRAVAGRPLTELLAEIDREYGRLVSQRLDLHTLPEAKAGILTRLNEYAPAALGGVDVTKRLTIDGVKLQLVDGAYALVRASGTEPLFRLYVEANSEAQMKGIQEQVKRDLQL, encoded by the coding sequence ATGGCGATAAAGTTTGGGACGGATGGCTGGCGAGCCATCATGGCCGAAGAGTTCACTTTCGGGAATGTGGAAATCGTCGTACAAGCGATCGCTGATTACGTGAAAGGCGCCGGTATCGCTGACCGTGGCGTCGTCATCGGCTATGACAATCGCTTTCTCTCTGACAAGTTTGCCCTGCTGGCCGCAGAGGTGCTGACCGGCAACGGGATCCCGGTTTTGCTTCCTCCGGCTGCCCTGCCCACACCGGTCACCGCTTTTGCCATCACCCACAACCGCGCCGCCGGAGCGATCATGCTGACGGCCAGTCACAACCCGCCCGAGTACAACGGCATCAAGTTCATCCCCGAGTATGCCGGACCGGCCTTGCCGGACATCACCGACCGGATTGAGGGACGGGTGCGCCAGTTGGCGCTGGCGGAAGGGCGCGAAGAGATTAAAAAGATTCGCCTAGAGCGGGCCAGGGAGCAGGGGCTCGTCCGGGAGATTGCGCCCCAAGCGCCCTATCTGGATCAACTGGCGGCGATCGTGGACCTGAAAGCGATCAGTGCGGCTGGGCTGAAGATCGTCATCGACCCCATGTGGGGAGCCGGCATCGGCTATCTGGAAGCGGTGATGGAGCGCTGTGGCCTCGGCTATGAGGTCATCCATCACACACGGGATCCTCTCTTCGGCGGCAGCCTCCCCGAGCCCTCGGCGGCAGTGCTGACTGAATTGCGGCGCAGGGTGGTCGAATCGGGCGCCCAGCTCGGTCTGGCCTTAGACGGCGACGCCGACCGTTTCGGAGTGATTGACGCCGATGGGAGCTTCATCTCGGCCAATCAGGTGCTCGTGCTGCTCTACCACCACCTCCTGACGCATCGCAGGCTGGCCGGCCCGGTGGCCCGGACGGTCGCGACGACACATATGCTTGATCGCATTGCCGCCCGCCACGGCTTTGCCGTCGAGGAGACTCCCGTCGGTTTCAAGTACATCGGCCAGTCGCTTCGGGAGCGGGAGACCCTGCTCGGCGGCGAGGAATCGGGCGGCCTGTCGGTTCGTGGCCACATGCCCGAAAAAGACGGCGTTCTGGCCTGCGCCTTGATGGCGGAGGTTCGCGCCGTCGCCGGACGCCCATTGACAGAACTGCTCGCAGAAATTGACCGAGAATATGGGCGTCTAGTCTCCCAGCGGCTTGACCTCCATACCCTTCCCGAGGCCAAAGCAGGGATACTGACCCGCCTGAATGAATATGCGCCGGCCGCTTTGGGCGGCGTCGATGTGACCAAACGCTTGACCATCGACGGGGTGAAGTTGCAGTTGGTCGACGGCGCCTACGCCCTGGTGCGCGCCTCCGGCACGGAACCGCTCTTCCGCCTCTACGTAGAAGCTAACAGTGAGGCGCAAATGAAGGGGATTCAGGAACAGGTAAAAAGAGATCTGCAACTGTAA
- a CDS encoding NAD-dependent epimerase/dehydratase family protein: MVTGGAGFIGSHVVERCIARGDEVLVIDNLSTGKRENIPEKAAFFHLDVAGDEIREVIAREAPEAIIHLAAQVDVQVSLRKPLDDARTNILGTINLLEACRQSGVKRVIVASSAAVYGDPVRLPVDEDHPLAPANAYGISKHTPEHYLQLYRELYGIVGVALRFANVYGPRQDAAGEGGVVAIFTERLLRGHAPMIYGDGEQTRDFVYVDDVVDAMLMVLDAKIEQLDHSVYNVSTGQATSVKALFKQIRELVGADLSAQVAPARAGDILHSYLDSSRIEDAVGWRPKTPLRQGLAQTVARWTR, encoded by the coding sequence ATGGTCACCGGAGGCGCCGGTTTCATCGGATCCCATGTGGTCGAACGATGCATCGCCCGGGGTGACGAGGTTCTGGTTATCGATAACCTTTCAACGGGAAAGCGAGAGAATATCCCGGAGAAAGCTGCCTTTTTTCATTTAGATGTGGCCGGTGATGAGATCAGAGAGGTCATCGCCAGGGAAGCCCCTGAGGCGATCATCCATCTGGCCGCTCAGGTTGATGTGCAGGTGTCCCTGCGGAAGCCGCTGGATGACGCGAGAACGAACATCCTAGGGACGATCAACCTGCTGGAAGCCTGCCGCCAAAGCGGGGTCAAGCGGGTAATCGTTGCTTCATCGGCAGCCGTTTACGGCGATCCGGTGCGACTCCCCGTGGACGAAGACCACCCGCTGGCGCCGGCCAACGCTTATGGGATCAGTAAGCATACGCCCGAACATTATCTGCAACTCTACCGTGAACTATACGGGATTGTCGGAGTCGCCCTTCGTTTCGCCAATGTCTACGGACCCCGCCAGGATGCCGCCGGTGAGGGCGGCGTGGTGGCGATCTTTACGGAGCGGCTCTTACGGGGGCATGCCCCGATGATCTACGGCGATGGGGAGCAAACGCGTGACTTTGTGTATGTGGACGATGTGGTCGACGCGATGCTGATGGTCCTGGATGCGAAAATAGAACAGTTGGATCACAGCGTGTACAACGTCAGCACCGGACAGGCAACCAGTGTCAAGGCGCTGTTTAAACAGATTCGGGAACTGGTCGGAGCGGACCTGTCGGCCCAAGTCGCGCCTGCACGGGCGGGAGACATCCTGCATAGCTATCTGGACAGCAGCCGGATCGAGGATGCTGTGGGCTGGAGACCAAAAACACCGCTGCGGCAAGGATTGGCCCAGACGGTCGCCCGATGGACCCGGTAA
- a CDS encoding SH3 domain-containing protein: MDEKGLPKTGHSGVTQEERMVLFSQPARKPRSRFRVRIAGGGLALLLSGFVLGQVVLAGAASPGTADDPLVSKSYLEKLLWGNRADLHNQIVALNQRVEALQKALEKSGQKVELPPMPQGFQNTPWNANDVDGVSAATPLVGDSQSVSNGAPVNTETAGAPAKASNPGLREGAIASPTGVNVRFGPGTDYTVITILPSGARVTILASIDGVSEAEKWYKVKMPDGREGFIRQDLVSTSR, translated from the coding sequence GTGGATGAAAAAGGGCTTCCGAAGACGGGACATTCGGGTGTAACCCAGGAGGAACGGATGGTTCTTTTTAGCCAACCGGCAAGGAAACCCCGCTCCCGTTTTCGGGTTCGAATCGCAGGTGGAGGGCTTGCCCTCCTATTATCGGGATTCGTCCTTGGCCAGGTCGTTTTGGCCGGCGCCGCTTCGCCTGGGACAGCCGACGATCCGCTTGTTTCAAAAAGCTACTTGGAGAAGCTCCTCTGGGGAAACAGGGCTGATCTGCATAATCAGATCGTTGCGCTGAATCAACGGGTCGAGGCGCTTCAGAAAGCGCTGGAGAAATCGGGACAAAAGGTGGAACTTCCGCCGATGCCTCAAGGATTTCAAAACACCCCCTGGAATGCCAACGATGTGGATGGCGTCTCTGCCGCCACTCCCTTGGTCGGCGACAGCCAAAGCGTTTCGAACGGCGCGCCGGTGAATACGGAGACAGCGGGCGCGCCTGCGAAGGCATCCAATCCAGGGTTGCGGGAAGGCGCTATCGCTTCTCCCACTGGTGTCAATGTTCGCTTTGGGCCGGGGACAGATTACACCGTAATCACCATCCTCCCGAGCGGCGCTCGGGTCACCATCCTGGCGTCAATCGACGGGGTTTCAGAAGCGGAGAAATGGTATAAAGTAAAAATGCCCGACGGTCGTGAGGGTTTTATCCGTCAGGACCTGGTCTCAACCAGCCGCTGA
- a CDS encoding MraY family glycosyltransferase, whose amino-acid sequence MALAVCAAFLLALLLTPLARRLAFLIGAVDAPGGRKVHQQLMPRLGGLAIFGGFMLTVVALGVTDSDYQRSEIIGMLVGGAIIVLVGILDDTRDLPAKVKLLGQVVAALAILPFGLSVDFVTNPFVGPDVVELGWLRGPITVLWIIGVTNAVNLIDGLDGLAAGIAAIASVTMAIVAWTQGQILVASLALVLAASSAGFLKHNFHPARIFMGDTGAMFLGFTLACLSIMGLAKVATVISVFIPILIVGIPILDTGFAIFRRVQKGQPIFQADKDHLHHRLLALGFSHPQTVMIIYGINTVLGATAVFLTTVSTAQSVFILILLASLILVAADRVGILGRSSSAPEIAASRIGIDIEDESN is encoded by the coding sequence ATGGCACTGGCAGTCTGCGCTGCCTTCCTGCTTGCCCTTTTACTGACGCCTTTGGCGCGTCGGCTGGCGTTTCTCATCGGCGCCGTGGATGCTCCCGGCGGGCGCAAGGTGCACCAGCAGCTCATGCCCCGTCTCGGCGGTTTGGCGATCTTCGGCGGATTCATGCTGACGGTAGTGGCCTTAGGCGTCACGGACAGTGATTATCAGCGTTCTGAGATCATCGGCATGCTCGTCGGCGGCGCCATCATCGTCCTTGTGGGTATCCTGGATGATACCCGCGATCTGCCGGCGAAGGTGAAACTGCTCGGTCAAGTTGTCGCCGCCCTGGCCATTCTGCCCTTTGGCTTGTCTGTCGACTTTGTGACCAACCCCTTTGTGGGTCCCGACGTGGTGGAACTCGGTTGGTTGCGCGGACCGATCACCGTGCTTTGGATCATCGGCGTTACGAATGCGGTGAACCTGATTGACGGTCTCGACGGGCTGGCCGCCGGTATCGCCGCGATCGCATCGGTGACGATGGCGATTGTCGCCTGGACGCAGGGCCAGATCCTTGTCGCATCTCTGGCGCTGGTGCTGGCCGCTTCGTCCGCGGGCTTTCTCAAGCATAATTTTCATCCCGCCAGGATTTTTATGGGCGATACGGGGGCTATGTTTTTAGGTTTTACCCTTGCTTGCCTGTCGATCATGGGATTGGCCAAGGTAGCCACCGTCATTTCCGTATTTATCCCCATTCTCATCGTGGGCATCCCCATCCTGGATACGGGATTTGCCATTTTCCGCCGCGTTCAAAAGGGACAACCTATCTTTCAGGCGGACAAGGATCACCTCCATCACCGGTTGCTGGCGTTGGGATTCAGCCATCCCCAGACGGTGATGATCATTTACGGCATCAATACGGTTTTAGGCGCCACCGCTGTTTTTCTCACCACCGTATCGACGGCGCAGAGTGTCTTTATCCTCATCCTGCTCGCCAGCTTGATCCTGGTGGCTGCGGATCGGGTCGGTATCCTAGGCCGCTCTTCGAGCGCGCCGGAGATTGCCGCAAGTCGCATCGGGATCGACATAGAGGATGAGTCGAACTGA
- the fabZ gene encoding 3-hydroxyacyl-ACP dehydratase FabZ: MNLSVEDIQGILPHRPPFLLVDRIIELEVGKWAVGLKNVTMNEPFFQGHFPGHPVMPGVLIVEALAQTGAVALLKMPEYAGKIALFAKIDGVRFRRPVVPGDTLRLEAEMTALRKTIGKAMGRAYVDDQLACEAEMTFAIER; this comes from the coding sequence GTGAATTTATCGGTAGAGGACATTCAGGGGATTCTACCCCATAGACCCCCCTTTCTCTTGGTTGACCGGATCATTGAGCTAGAGGTGGGCAAGTGGGCCGTGGGCTTGAAGAACGTGACGATGAACGAACCCTTTTTTCAAGGCCATTTCCCCGGTCACCCGGTGATGCCCGGTGTTCTAATCGTCGAGGCCTTGGCCCAGACGGGCGCCGTTGCCCTGCTGAAGATGCCGGAATACGCCGGCAAGATAGCTTTGTTCGCCAAGATTGACGGCGTCCGATTCCGCCGCCCCGTCGTGCCCGGCGATACGTTGCGGTTGGAAGCGGAGATGACGGCGCTGCGCAAAACGATCGGCAAAGCGATGGGGCGGGCCTATGTGGATGACCAATTGGCCTGTGAAGCCGAGATGACTTTCGCCATTGAGCGATAG